The Vibrio gallaecicus genome contains a region encoding:
- a CDS encoding NADH:ubiquinone reductase (Na(+)-transporting) subunit B, whose amino-acid sequence MGLKKFLEDIEHDFEPGGKHEKWFALYEAAATVFYTPGLVTKKSSHVRDSVDLKRIMIMVWFAVFPAMFWGMYNAGGQAIAALNHMYAGAELASVIAGNWHYWLTEMLGASLGADAGVGSKMLLGATYFLPIYATVFIVGGFWEVLFCMVRKHEVNEGFFVTSILFALIVPPTLPLWQAALGITFGVVVAKEIFGGTGRNFLNPALAGRAFLFFAYPAQISGDVVWTAADGFSGATALSQWAQGGGSALMNVTTGEAITWMDAFIGNIPGSIGEVSTLALLIGAAMIVYMRIASWRIIAGVMIGMIAVSTLFNVIGSDTNALFSMPWHWHLVLGGFAFGMFFMATDPVSASFTNKGKWWYGILIGAMCVMIRVVNPAYPEGMMLAILFANLFAPLFDHVVIEKNIKRRLARYGK is encoded by the coding sequence ATGGGCCTTAAAAAGTTTCTTGAGGACATCGAGCATGATTTCGAGCCAGGTGGTAAACACGAGAAGTGGTTTGCGCTTTACGAAGCTGCAGCGACTGTGTTTTACACGCCAGGTCTTGTAACGAAAAAAAGCTCACACGTTCGTGATAGCGTTGATTTAAAACGTATCATGATCATGGTTTGGTTCGCGGTATTCCCTGCAATGTTCTGGGGTATGTACAACGCGGGCGGCCAAGCTATTGCTGCTCTTAACCATATGTATGCAGGCGCGGAATTAGCATCTGTAATCGCTGGTAACTGGCACTACTGGTTAACCGAAATGCTTGGTGCCTCCTTAGGCGCTGATGCAGGTGTTGGCAGTAAAATGCTACTAGGAGCGACCTACTTCCTACCTATCTACGCAACAGTATTTATTGTTGGTGGCTTCTGGGAAGTTCTGTTCTGTATGGTGCGTAAGCATGAAGTTAACGAAGGTTTCTTTGTAACTTCTATCTTATTTGCGCTTATCGTTCCGCCAACACTTCCTCTATGGCAAGCGGCACTAGGTATTACCTTCGGTGTTGTTGTTGCTAAAGAGATCTTCGGTGGTACAGGTCGTAACTTCTTAAACCCTGCACTTGCTGGTCGTGCGTTCCTATTCTTTGCATACCCTGCACAGATCTCTGGTGACGTAGTTTGGACTGCTGCTGATGGTTTCTCTGGTGCAACTGCTCTTAGCCAGTGGGCTCAAGGCGGTGGTAGTGCACTAATGAACGTAACAACAGGTGAAGCAATCACTTGGATGGATGCATTCATTGGTAACATTCCAGGTTCTATTGGTGAAGTATCGACTCTAGCACTTCTAATCGGTGCTGCGATGATCGTCTACATGCGTATCGCTTCATGGCGTATCATTGCTGGTGTAATGATCGGTATGATTGCAGTATCTACGCTATTCAATGTGATTGGTTCTGACACTAACGCATTGTTCAGCATGCCTTGGCACTGGCACCTAGTTCTAGGTGGCTTCGCGTTTGGTATGTTCTTTATGGCGACAGACCCAGTATCAGCTTCATTTACCAATAAAGGTAAGTGGTGGTACGGCATCCTAATCGGCGCAATGTGTGTAATGATCCGTGTAGTTAACCCTGCATATCCAGAAGGCATGATGCTTGCGATTCTATTCGCAAACCTATTTGCTCCTCTGTTTGACCACGTTGTAATCGAGAAGAACATTAAGCGGAGACTAGCGCGCTATGGCAAGTAA
- a CDS encoding Na(+)-translocating NADH-quinone reductase subunit C has product MASNNDSIKKTLFVVIALSLVCSIIVSTAAVVLKPKQQANAVLDQQTKILEVAGIDLAGDIPALYAENIVPRLVDFATGEFIDEDAAKYDQRKAAKDPAQSIKLSSEEDIAKILRRANTGTVYLVKDGAETSKVIIPVHGNGLWSMMYAFVAVETDGNTVSGITYYEQGETPGLGGEVENPTWRAQFVGKKLFDENHKPAIKVVKGGAPAGSEHGVDGLSGATLTSVGVQNTFDFWLGEMGFGPFLAKVRDGGLN; this is encoded by the coding sequence ATGGCAAGTAATAACGATAGCATTAAAAAGACGCTGTTTGTTGTTATCGCATTGAGCCTAGTGTGCTCAATCATCGTTTCAACAGCTGCAGTCGTTCTTAAACCTAAGCAACAAGCTAACGCAGTTCTGGATCAGCAAACTAAGATCCTTGAAGTTGCGGGAATTGACCTTGCAGGTGATATTCCAGCGCTTTACGCAGAGAATATCGTACCTCGTTTAGTTGATTTCGCTACTGGTGAATTCATCGACGAAGACGCTGCTAAATACGACCAACGTAAAGCGGCAAAAGATCCTGCACAGTCTATTAAGCTTTCTTCGGAAGAAGACATTGCAAAGATCCTTCGTCGTGCTAACACAGGTACTGTATACCTAGTGAAAGATGGTGCTGAAACTTCTAAAGTTATCATCCCTGTTCACGGTAACGGTCTATGGTCAATGATGTACGCATTCGTTGCGGTAGAAACAGATGGCAACACTGTTTCTGGTATTACTTACTACGAGCAAGGTGAAACTCCTGGGCTTGGTGGTGAAGTAGAAAACCCAACTTGGCGTGCACAATTCGTTGGTAAGAAGTTATTCGACGAAAACCACAAACCTGCTATTAAAGTAGTTAAAGGTGGTGCTCCTGCTGGTTCTGAGCACGGTGTTGACGGTCTTTCTGGTGCAACACTAACAAGTGTTGGTGTTCAAAACACATTTGACTTCTGGTTAGGCGAAATGGGCTTTGGTCCGTTCCTAGCAAAAGTTCGTGACGGAGGTCTGAACTAA
- a CDS encoding NADH:ubiquinone reductase (Na(+)-transporting) subunit D, protein MSSAKEIKKSILAPVLDNNPIALQVLGVCSALAVTTKLETAFVMTIAVMFVTALSNFFVSLIRNHIPNSVRIIVQMAIIASLVIVVDQVLKAYLYDISKQLSVFVGLIITNCIVMGRAEAFAMKSAPIPSLIDGLGNGLGYGFVLITVGFFRELLGSGKLFGMEVLPLVSNGGWYQPNGLMLLAPSAFFLIGFLIWAIRVFKPEQVEAKG, encoded by the coding sequence ATGTCTAGTGCAAAAGAGATTAAAAAGAGCATCTTAGCGCCGGTGTTGGACAACAACCCGATCGCGTTACAGGTTCTTGGTGTGTGTTCTGCTCTTGCGGTAACCACTAAACTAGAAACAGCATTTGTTATGACTATCGCGGTAATGTTTGTTACTGCTTTATCTAACTTCTTCGTTTCTTTAATCCGTAACCACATTCCTAACAGCGTGCGTATCATCGTTCAGATGGCAATCATTGCATCATTAGTAATCGTGGTAGACCAAGTACTTAAAGCATACTTATACGACATCTCTAAGCAGCTGTCTGTATTCGTAGGCCTAATCATTACTAACTGTATTGTAATGGGGCGTGCTGAAGCATTTGCTATGAAGTCTGCGCCAATCCCATCTCTAATCGATGGTCTTGGTAACGGTCTTGGTTACGGTTTCGTTCTTATCACTGTTGGTTTCTTCCGTGAGTTGCTAGGTTCTGGCAAGTTATTCGGTATGGAAGTTCTACCACTAGTGAGCAACGGTGGTTGGTATCAGCCAAACGGCTTGATGCTTCTAGCACCTTCTGCATTCTTCCTAATTGGTTTCTTGATTTGGGCAATTCGTGTGTTCAAACCAGAACAAGTAGAAGCGAAGGGGTAA
- the nqrE gene encoding NADH:ubiquinone reductase (Na(+)-transporting) subunit E, with the protein MEHYISLLVKSIFIENMALSFFLGMCTFLAVSKKVKTSFGLGVAVVVVLTIAVPVNNLVYTHILKENALVEGVDLSFLNFIAFIGVIAALVQILEMVLDRFFPPLYNALGIFLPLITVNCAIFGGVSFMVTRDYNFAESVVYGFGSGVGWMLAIVALAGIREKMKYSDVPPGLRGLGITFISVGLMALGFMSFSGVQL; encoded by the coding sequence ATGGAACATTATATTAGTCTGCTAGTTAAATCGATTTTCATCGAAAACATGGCGCTTTCTTTCTTCCTAGGTATGTGTACATTCCTAGCGGTATCTAAGAAAGTTAAAACTTCTTTTGGTCTTGGTGTTGCGGTAGTTGTAGTACTTACAATCGCTGTTCCTGTGAACAACCTTGTTTACACACATATCCTAAAAGAAAATGCGCTTGTTGAAGGTGTCGATTTAAGTTTCCTTAACTTCATCGCATTCATCGGTGTTATCGCGGCACTTGTACAAATCCTAGAGATGGTTCTAGACCGTTTCTTTCCACCTTTGTACAACGCACTTGGTATCTTCCTTCCATTGATCACAGTTAACTGTGCAATCTTTGGTGGTGTATCTTTCATGGTAACTCGTGACTACAACTTTGCTGAATCTGTTGTTTACGGCTTCGGTTCTGGTGTGGGTTGGATGTTAGCTATCGTCGCTCTTGCGGGTATCCGTGAGAAGATGAAATATTCAGACGTACCTCCAGGTCTTCGTGGTCTAGGTATTACGTTTATTTCAGTTGGTTTAATGGCGTTAGGCTTTATGTCTTTCTCTGGTGTTCAACTGTAG
- the nqrF gene encoding NADH:ubiquinone reductase (Na(+)-transporting) subunit F — translation MQSIILGVAMFTIIVLALVLVILFAKSKLVPSGDITIAVNGDPEKAIVTQPGSKLLGALAGAGIFVSSACGGGGSCGQCRVKVKSGGGDILPTELDHITKGEAREGERLACQVAMKTDMEIELDEDIFGVKKWECTVISNDNEATFIKELALAIPEGEEVPFRAGGYIQIEAEPHHVKYADYDIPEEYRGDWDKFNLFRYESIVKEHSIRAYSMASYPEEKGIIKLNVRIATPPPNNPDVAPGVMSSYIWSLKEGDKCTISGPFGEFFAKDTDNEMVFIGGGAGMAPMRSHIFDQLKRLNSTRKMSYWYGARSKREMFYIEDFDGLAAANENFVWHCALSDPQPEDNWDGYTGFIHNVLYENYLKDHEAPEDCEYYMCGPPMMNAAVIGMLKDLGVEDENILLDDFGG, via the coding sequence ATGCAAAGCATTATTCTTGGCGTAGCGATGTTTACCATTATTGTATTGGCTCTAGTACTAGTGATTCTTTTCGCTAAATCTAAGCTAGTACCATCAGGTGACATCACTATTGCTGTAAACGGCGACCCTGAGAAGGCGATCGTTACTCAACCTGGTAGTAAGCTACTTGGTGCTCTTGCTGGTGCAGGCATCTTCGTATCTTCTGCTTGTGGTGGCGGTGGCTCTTGTGGTCAGTGTCGTGTGAAAGTTAAGTCTGGTGGTGGCGATATTCTACCAACAGAACTTGATCACATCACAAAAGGCGAAGCTCGTGAAGGCGAACGTCTTGCATGTCAAGTTGCTATGAAAACTGACATGGAGATTGAACTAGACGAAGATATCTTCGGTGTTAAGAAGTGGGAATGTACAGTTATCTCTAATGATAACGAAGCTACTTTCATCAAAGAACTTGCGCTAGCTATCCCTGAAGGTGAAGAAGTTCCGTTCCGCGCGGGTGGTTATATTCAGATTGAAGCTGAACCACATCACGTGAAATACGCAGATTACGATATTCCTGAGGAATACCGTGGTGACTGGGATAAGTTCAACTTGTTCCGTTACGAGTCTATCGTTAAAGAGCATTCGATCCGTGCTTACTCTATGGCTTCATACCCAGAAGAGAAAGGCATCATCAAGCTTAACGTGCGTATTGCAACTCCGCCACCAAACAACCCTGACGTAGCTCCTGGTGTGATGTCTTCATACATCTGGTCTCTTAAAGAAGGCGACAAATGTACTATTTCTGGTCCATTTGGTGAGTTCTTTGCTAAAGACACAGACAATGAAATGGTATTCATCGGTGGTGGTGCAGGTATGGCGCCAATGCGTTCACATATCTTCGACCAGCTTAAGCGTCTTAACTCTACTCGTAAGATGTCTTACTGGTACGGTGCTCGTTCTAAGCGTGAGATGTTCTACATTGAAGATTTCGACGGCCTAGCGGCTGCGAACGAAAACTTCGTGTGGCACTGTGCACTGTCTGATCCTCAACCAGAGGACAACTGGGACGGTTACACAGGTTTCATCCACAACGTATTGTACGAGAACTACCTGAAGGATCATGAAGCTCCTGAAGATTGTGAGTACTACATGTGTGGTCCACCTATGATGAACGCAGCTGTTATCGGCATGCTTAAAGATCTAGGTGTAGAAGATGAAAACATTCTTCTAGATGACTTCGGTGGTTAA
- a CDS encoding FAD:protein FMN transferase has product MRIWLVAVASLMFLSGCEKPREQVHLSGPTMGTSYNIKYITGEEFPESKDIHTEVDRLLEEVNDQMSTYRPDSELSRFNQYQGNDGFPVSEETAIVVKEAIRLNGLTQGALDVTVGPLVNLWGFGPEARPEVVPTDEELSARKAKIGIHHLSATKTTLTKDMPNLYVDLSTIAKGWGVDVIADFIESLGIHNYMVEVGGEIRLKGLNREGVAWRIAIEKPSIDERTIQEIIEPGDMAVATSGDYRNYFERDGIRYSHIINPETGKPINHKVVSVTVLAPSSMTADGLSTGLMVLGEDKGMEIANQHDIPVLMVVKTAEGFEELSSEAFKSYLNK; this is encoded by the coding sequence GTGAGAATTTGGCTTGTTGCAGTAGCTTCTTTAATGTTTCTTTCAGGTTGTGAAAAGCCTAGAGAGCAGGTTCATCTTAGTGGTCCAACAATGGGCACTAGCTATAATATTAAATATATTACGGGTGAAGAGTTTCCAGAATCTAAGGATATTCATACAGAAGTCGATCGTTTACTTGAAGAAGTTAATGACCAAATGTCGACTTATCGTCCAGATTCAGAGCTTAGCCGTTTTAATCAATACCAAGGGAACGACGGATTCCCAGTATCAGAAGAAACCGCTATTGTTGTGAAAGAAGCGATACGTTTGAACGGTCTTACTCAAGGTGCATTAGATGTGACAGTGGGTCCATTAGTGAATCTATGGGGGTTTGGTCCAGAGGCACGCCCTGAAGTTGTCCCTACTGATGAAGAGCTTAGTGCACGTAAAGCTAAAATTGGTATTCACCATTTAAGTGCTACTAAGACGACCTTAACGAAAGATATGCCTAACTTGTATGTTGATTTATCGACTATAGCAAAAGGTTGGGGAGTCGATGTGATAGCCGATTTTATTGAATCTTTAGGTATCCATAACTACATGGTGGAAGTCGGTGGTGAGATTCGCTTAAAAGGTTTAAACCGTGAAGGTGTGGCTTGGCGTATTGCCATTGAAAAGCCAAGTATCGATGAACGCACTATTCAAGAAATTATTGAACCGGGTGATATGGCTGTCGCTACTTCAGGTGATTATCGTAATTACTTTGAACGTGATGGCATTCGTTACTCGCATATCATCAATCCAGAAACGGGCAAACCGATCAACCATAAAGTCGTGTCTGTAACGGTTTTAGCTCCATCTTCAATGACAGCTGATGGCTTGTCCACTGGGCTAATGGTCTTAGGTGAAGATAAAGGTATGGAAATAGCAAACCAGCATGATATTCCAGTGTTAATGGTGGTGAAAACTGCTGAAGGTTTTGAAGAGTTGTCTTCAGAAGCTTTTAAATCATATTTAAATAAATAG
- the nqrM gene encoding (Na+)-NQR maturation NqrM: MNTFLITFGVFLAVICAMSIGYIVQKKVVKGSCGGLGAVGIDKVCNCPEPCDARKKREAREAYRAEKLAAREEQVAAWEKDRIA; the protein is encoded by the coding sequence ATGAATACATTTCTTATTACATTCGGTGTTTTTCTTGCAGTAATTTGTGCGATGTCAATCGGCTATATTGTGCAGAAAAAAGTAGTGAAGGGCAGTTGCGGTGGTTTAGGTGCAGTTGGTATTGATAAAGTATGCAACTGTCCAGAGCCTTGTGATGCTCGTAAAAAGCGTGAAGCTCGTGAAGCTTATCGAGCTGAAAAGTTAGCAGCTCGTGAAGAGCAAGTCGCTGCTTGGGAAAAAGATCGCATAGCTTAA
- a CDS encoding GGDEF domain-containing response regulator: protein MSNKILVVEDSRAFRNYLYQQLSSNGYEVAMAESIEEAELILAHDTDFLCAVLDYCLPDGQDGEIIDLVLSHKHKVIVLTAMFNDDVRESVLAKGVLDYILKDSMASVSYLLPLIKRITNNKNHKALVVDDSSVVRRYVVQLLEHQYIQTVQAVDGEEALSILQNDPDITFVVTDHDMPKKDGISMIRDIRVHHDRHQLAILGLSGSDDRTMTARFLKAGANDFLYKPFNQEEFFCRIHQLLDMKEASNELFRLANEDSLTGLWNRRFLFNQSCKGCENRNVAMMDIDFFKKVNDTYGHDGGDRVLVEVSKIIKEFFKDEVTVRFGGEEFCIQSCKPLDEFITVLEAMRQAIEDAEISHGDTTIKVTISIGVTGAKATLNEQIKEADDRLYVAKGNGRNQTVSQ, encoded by the coding sequence TTGAGTAACAAAATACTGGTCGTTGAAGATAGCCGAGCTTTTAGAAATTACCTCTATCAGCAACTTAGCAGTAACGGTTATGAAGTCGCAATGGCTGAATCAATTGAAGAAGCAGAATTAATTTTAGCGCATGACACGGATTTTCTGTGTGCTGTGCTCGATTATTGCCTCCCTGACGGTCAAGATGGCGAGATTATTGATTTAGTCCTGAGCCACAAACATAAAGTCATTGTACTAACGGCAATGTTTAATGATGATGTTCGTGAAAGTGTGCTAGCTAAAGGAGTGTTAGATTATATTCTAAAAGATAGCATGGCATCTGTTAGCTATTTACTTCCTCTCATCAAGCGTATTACCAATAATAAAAATCACAAGGCTTTAGTTGTTGATGACTCTTCTGTCGTGAGGCGCTATGTTGTTCAACTTCTTGAACATCAATATATACAAACGGTTCAAGCGGTCGATGGTGAAGAAGCATTAAGCATTCTACAAAATGACCCTGATATTACTTTTGTGGTAACTGACCATGATATGCCAAAGAAAGATGGCATCTCAATGATCCGAGATATACGTGTTCATCATGACCGCCACCAGCTCGCGATTCTTGGTCTTTCAGGCAGCGATGACCGTACAATGACAGCTCGATTCCTAAAAGCTGGCGCAAATGACTTCCTATATAAACCCTTCAACCAAGAAGAATTTTTCTGTCGAATCCATCAGTTACTCGATATGAAAGAAGCCTCAAACGAACTATTCAGATTAGCGAATGAAGACTCACTAACAGGCTTATGGAATCGTAGATTCTTATTTAACCAAAGTTGCAAAGGGTGTGAAAACCGTAATGTTGCGATGATGGATATCGACTTCTTTAAAAAAGTGAACGATACCTATGGACATGATGGTGGCGACCGTGTCTTAGTTGAAGTCAGTAAAATTATTAAAGAATTTTTTAAAGATGAAGTCACCGTCCGATTCGGTGGCGAAGAGTTTTGCATTCAATCATGCAAACCTCTTGATGAATTTATTACCGTGTTAGAAGCTATGCGACAAGCGATTGAAGACGCTGAAATTAGCCATGGTGACACAACTATAAAAGTCACAATTAGCATTGGTGTTACAGGCGCAAAAGCTACGTTAAATGAACAGATTAAAGAAGCCGATGATAGACTTTATGTCGCGAAAGGGAATGGTCGAAATCAAACCGTTAGTCAGTGA
- the dinB gene encoding DNA polymerase IV: MELNVVRKIIHVDMDCFYAAVEMRDNPAYRNRPLAVGGHEKQRGVLSTCNYEARKFGIRSAMPTGKALKLCPHLLVVPGRMQVYKEVSKKIREIFTRYTLLIEPLSLDEAYLDVTDSPACYGSATLIAEAIRRDIWNELNLTASAGIAPIKFLAKVASDLNKPNGQFVIPPHEVQNVIDNLPLEKIPGVGKVSIEKLNQAGFYTCKDIKNSDYRNLLLQFGRQGASLWKRSHGIDDREIVIERERKSVGVERTFSENISTYAECWRVIEEKLFPELERRLEKASPSKSIIKQGVKLKFADFQQTTIEHIQTSLDLQHFKQLLEEILKRQEGREIRLLGLNVMLQPKEQMKQLSFF; this comes from the coding sequence ATGGAATTGAATGTTGTGAGGAAGATCATCCATGTTGATATGGATTGCTTTTACGCAGCGGTAGAAATGCGGGATAACCCTGCATATCGAAATCGTCCTCTTGCTGTTGGTGGGCATGAAAAACAACGTGGTGTGTTGAGTACATGTAATTACGAAGCGCGTAAGTTTGGTATTCGCTCTGCTATGCCTACAGGAAAAGCATTAAAACTTTGTCCTCATTTACTTGTTGTTCCCGGAAGAATGCAAGTTTATAAAGAAGTATCGAAAAAGATACGTGAAATATTTACTCGTTATACCTTATTGATTGAACCTTTGTCGTTAGATGAAGCTTATCTTGATGTGACTGATTCCCCTGCTTGCTATGGCTCTGCAACATTGATTGCTGAAGCTATTCGACGCGATATCTGGAATGAGCTCAACCTAACGGCTTCGGCAGGTATTGCCCCTATTAAATTTTTAGCGAAAGTAGCTTCAGATTTGAATAAGCCAAATGGGCAGTTTGTTATACCTCCCCATGAAGTTCAAAATGTTATTGATAATTTACCGTTAGAAAAGATACCTGGAGTGGGTAAGGTAAGTATTGAAAAGTTGAATCAAGCAGGTTTCTACACGTGTAAAGACATTAAAAATAGTGACTACCGTAATTTACTGCTTCAGTTTGGTAGACAAGGTGCATCATTATGGAAGCGAAGCCATGGGATTGATGACCGAGAAATTGTTATTGAAAGAGAACGGAAATCAGTAGGTGTAGAAAGGACTTTCAGCGAAAATATTTCAACGTATGCAGAATGCTGGAGAGTGATTGAAGAGAAGTTGTTCCCAGAGTTAGAACGCCGATTAGAAAAGGCAAGCCCGAGTAAGTCGATCATCAAGCAGGGGGTTAAGTTAAAGTTTGCAGACTTCCAACAAACTACGATTGAACATATTCAAACCTCCCTTGATTTACAGCACTTTAAACAATTGCTTGAAGAGATACTGAAGCGGCAAGAAGGGCGAGAGATTCGTTTACTAGGATTAAATGTTATGTTGCAACCCAAAGAGCAAATGAAGCAACTTAGCTTTTTCTAA
- a CDS encoding RecQ family ATP-dependent DNA helicase: MIEQTLKQVFGFDSLRYGQKQVIDNVLEGNSTAAIFPTGSGKSLCYQLPALELPHLTLVISPLLALMKDQLAFLHSKGINAAAIESSQDRQTTQQVMQAVRNGETKILMISVERLKNERFRQFISQVPISLLVVDEAHCISEWGHNFRPDYLKLPHYQRQLNISQVLLLTATATSSVIEDMKSKFSIDEKNVVVTGFYRPNLDLSIQPCTEPVKLETLCDVVNQAAQLPTIVYVTLQQTAEGVAQQLRNVGINAIAYHAGLKPEVRDSIQKQFMHDDIHCIVATIAFGMGVDKSNIRRVIHFDLPKSIENYSQEIGRAGRDGERSECILLANKNGLSTLENFVYGDTPDNIAIHSVLEQIYQHEQQWETMLNQLSRETNIRQLPLKTLLVYLELAGVIEPKYSFFADYRFKFIRSKDQILNQFHGERRDFVETIFQCSPQARVWCQIDFETLWNHFQADRQRVIAALDYFHEQGWIELESKQITDVYAVKNTTLDIHTQSEQLTELFKIKENNEVERLAQMLNFFEADTCLSSRLANYFADDKAPKQCGHCSVCRGEIASLPGHIVDPIDEEMAQQWISEFLANATQLITDEAIARFLSGIATPLSTKMKASKMMGYGKLEQYPFSKTLQLVQRLERI; this comes from the coding sequence ATGATAGAGCAGACATTAAAACAAGTCTTTGGCTTTGATTCTCTACGTTACGGGCAAAAACAAGTCATAGACAATGTGCTGGAAGGCAACTCAACTGCGGCTATCTTTCCTACTGGTTCAGGAAAATCTCTTTGCTATCAATTGCCAGCCCTAGAATTACCTCATTTAACTTTAGTGATCTCCCCTTTACTGGCTTTAATGAAAGATCAGCTGGCTTTTCTACACAGTAAAGGAATCAATGCGGCTGCTATTGAATCTAGCCAAGATAGACAAACGACTCAGCAAGTGATGCAAGCTGTACGAAATGGTGAGACTAAAATCCTCATGATCTCAGTAGAGCGTCTTAAGAATGAGCGTTTTCGTCAGTTTATTTCTCAGGTTCCTATTTCACTATTGGTTGTCGATGAAGCTCACTGTATCTCTGAGTGGGGACATAACTTTCGACCAGATTACCTCAAGTTGCCTCATTACCAACGTCAGCTCAATATCTCTCAAGTATTATTATTAACGGCAACGGCAACCAGTTCTGTTATCGAAGATATGAAGTCTAAGTTTTCGATAGATGAAAAGAACGTCGTGGTTACGGGCTTTTACCGACCAAACTTAGACTTATCTATTCAGCCCTGCACCGAACCTGTAAAACTTGAAACCTTATGTGATGTTGTGAACCAAGCAGCTCAACTGCCAACCATTGTGTATGTCACTTTGCAGCAAACTGCTGAAGGGGTGGCACAACAATTACGAAATGTAGGTATCAATGCCATTGCTTACCACGCAGGTTTGAAACCTGAAGTAAGGGACAGCATCCAGAAGCAATTTATGCATGATGACATTCATTGCATCGTTGCCACTATCGCATTTGGTATGGGGGTGGATAAATCGAATATCCGTCGAGTTATTCACTTCGATTTACCAAAGTCGATAGAAAACTATTCTCAAGAAATCGGTCGAGCAGGAAGAGATGGCGAACGCTCTGAATGCATTTTACTTGCTAATAAAAATGGTCTCAGTACATTAGAAAACTTTGTCTATGGCGACACACCAGACAACATTGCCATTCACTCGGTATTAGAACAAATTTACCAGCATGAACAACAATGGGAAACCATGTTGAACCAACTGTCTAGAGAAACCAACATTAGACAGCTACCACTAAAAACTCTTTTAGTTTACCTTGAGTTAGCGGGTGTCATTGAGCCCAAATACAGCTTTTTTGCGGATTATCGATTTAAGTTCATTCGTTCTAAGGACCAAATCCTCAATCAATTCCATGGCGAACGCAGAGACTTTGTAGAAACGATCTTCCAATGCTCCCCTCAAGCTCGGGTTTGGTGCCAAATTGACTTCGAGACTCTATGGAATCACTTTCAAGCAGATCGACAACGAGTGATCGCCGCCCTGGATTATTTCCATGAACAAGGCTGGATAGAACTTGAGAGTAAACAAATCACCGATGTCTACGCAGTCAAAAATACAACGTTAGATATTCACACTCAATCAGAACAACTAACCGAATTATTCAAAATAAAAGAAAACAATGAAGTTGAGCGATTAGCTCAAATGCTCAACTTCTTCGAAGCCGATACATGCTTAAGCTCACGACTGGCAAATTACTTTGCTGATGATAAAGCGCCAAAGCAATGTGGGCACTGCTCAGTTTGTCGTGGAGAAATAGCTTCTTTGCCTGGACACATTGTCGATCCTATTGATGAAGAAATGGCGCAACAATGGATAAGTGAGTTTTTAGCTAATGCGACACAGTTAATTACCGATGAAGCCATTGCACGTTTTCTGAGTGGAATCGCAACACCTTTATCAACCAAGATGAAAGCCAGTAAAATGATGGGATATGGAAAATTAGAACAGTACCCTTTCAGTAAAACTTTACAGCTAGTCCAGCGCTTAGAAAGAATCTAG
- a CDS encoding GreA/GreB family elongation factor: MNKSDLRQIILNKLEQRLQVALSATQRAIDAATDEETVPEHKYDTLALEASYLAHGQAIRVQECEDDIRSYRELVFRESESITMTSYLVVVDEDDNEKHFFIGPSAGGLSVDWQGHDVSILTVNAPLGQALMGKEAGDEAEFNVAGTSYIYEILCII, encoded by the coding sequence ATGAATAAATCCGATCTTCGACAAATAATATTAAACAAGCTTGAACAGCGCTTACAAGTTGCCTTATCCGCGACTCAGAGAGCCATTGACGCAGCAACCGATGAAGAAACCGTACCAGAGCATAAATACGACACTTTGGCTTTGGAAGCTTCTTATTTGGCTCATGGGCAAGCTATTCGAGTTCAGGAATGTGAAGACGATATTCGTAGTTACCGAGAATTAGTGTTTCGTGAAAGTGAATCTATCACAATGACGAGTTATCTCGTTGTCGTTGACGAAGACGATAATGAAAAGCATTTTTTTATTGGTCCAAGTGCAGGAGGTTTATCGGTTGATTGGCAAGGGCATGATGTGTCGATATTGACTGTTAACGCTCCCCTTGGTCAGGCATTGATGGGCAAAGAAGCAGGAGATGAGGCTGAATTTAATGTTGCAGGCACCTCGTATATTTATGAGATTTTGTGCATCATTTAA